The window CGAGCTGCTAACTGCGTGGGTGGCGCAACTGTCGAACGAAGGAATGGACTTCCTTGAGCTGACGAGGATGCAGGTGGCCGCTGCCTCCATCTATCAACGCCAAGTAATGGGCACCGTCTCGTCGGCTGAGACCGCGCTTGCGCACGATTGCGACGCCTACCTGTCGAAAGTGGAGCCATCGGCGAAGCTGCTTCCCTTCTTTGACGAGGCCTATGAGGCGCTTACGCCGAATCATTCCGACTTTCGTAAGGCGGAAATTCTTGCCCATTTTGCATTGAGAGCAATAACAAAATGCGCGGCCCAGACCTAAAGAAGCTCATCAGGAGTCTTCGAACTAAAGCCTATGAAAAGCTTCCAATTCGAAAGTATCAGGCTCATGTCGCACCGCGACGGAAGAGCGCGGAACATTCACTTCCACCCGACGAGCACACTCGTAGTCGGGCGAAATCACACGGGAAAGTCGAGCCTGATTAAGGCTCTCTTCCGGACCTTGGGGCAAGGCCGCAAGGTGGTCTGACGGAATGGGACGAGAGCACGGTATCCGTAGTCGACTTTTCTGTCGGCGGGGTTAGGTACAGTGCTCTTCATCAGCAGGGCCATAGGGCATTGTTTTCAGCCGATGGCGAGCTGTTGACGGTTGCAAATAGCCACGGAGAGTGGACTCGTGCCCTCACGCAAACCCTAGGGTTCAACCTCGTCTTGACCGACAAGAACGCAGCGACGGTGTCGGCGGATGCCAATTGCTTCTTTCTTCCGTTCTACATCAATCAGGATGGTAGTTGGCAATCGACATGGGACACTTTCGTTGGCCTAAAGCAGTTCCGCGCTCCTGTGGGACCGATTCTCGAATATTTCTCGGGCATCAAGCCGCCTGCGTACTACTCGTTAAGCGCGGAGCGAGCTCTGTTGCAGCGAGCCGTCGATGAACTTGAACGCGAAAGGCGCGCTTTGGAGCGCACGAAAGCTCGCTTCCAAGAAAGCGCTCCCCAACGAATGCCGAAAGTGAATCCCGACAACTTCCAAGCAGAAGTGGGGGAACTCACTAAGGAAGTTTCCAAGCTGAACGCCGAACAAGAAAAGGTTCGGGAGAAGCTTGTTCGCGAGCAGGAAGCTCTGGAAGGTATTGAGAACCAAGTCAAGGCAGCAAACGCCGCCTTGGAGACCTACTCCAAAGATTCCACGTACCTGCGGCAGGAGCCGAGAGAGGTTCTGGTTTGCCCAACCTGTAACGCCGAGCACAAGGAATCTTTCCTTGAGCTGCTGGACTACGCCGAAGACGCCCGCGTACTGCGGGAGCTTGTCGCGCAATTACGCATAAGCGCCACCAAGCTACGGGAGCAAACGGCGCAGACCCGCGCTCAATTGTCCGAGCTCAAATCGAGCTACAACCGGGTAGCCGAAATTCTTGCCACGAGGCGAGGGGAACTGGCGTTCAGTGATGTCGTCAACAGCATTGGCGCCGAGAACGCTATTCGTTCGTTCGATGACGAGAGCGCCAAGCTCAAGGGTGAAATTGATTCGAAGCTGGGTAGGTTGCAGGACATGGAGCGCACCCTAAAAGAGCTGACCAGTGCAGCCCGTTCAAAGGAAATCTTGGCTGAGTTCCGAGCCGCCTATGCGGCGGCGCTGGTAAAGCTAAACCTCCATGCACTAGACACGAGCCGCCTTCGTCTCGCTAGTAGGCCCGACTTGTCGGGAAGCAGTGGGCCCCGTTCAATCTTGGCGTATTACGCCGCCATCTGGACAGTGTGCTTGGGCAAGCACGGCTCATTCGCCGTTCCTCTAGTGATTGACTCGCCAAATCAGCAGGGGCAAGACGACATCAATTTGCCCAAAGTACTTCAGTTTCTCGCCAATGACTTGCCCGCTGGCGCACAAGTCATTGTCAGTACCGAAATGGAGACGGATAACAAATTCGCGCAGACGATTGAGCTTACGGATCCTTACAAGTTGCTTCGAGAGGACGATTTTCCTGAAGTGGCGAGTTCGATAGAGCCAATGCTGTCCGCGATGTATGGCATTTTGGACGGCGCGTCGTCATCGAGATGGCCTAAATGATTTTCCTCATGCATATTACGTCTTGGCGCTGAAGTCGGAATTTGGACGAGAGTACCTGCCGGATTGGCGTGTCAGTGGAACTCCTTCGTCCGCTCTTGGCCGCTCCCCGACCCTCTACGGTCGAGGAGCGAGCCTTATGGCTTCAGACATCCGTCTGCTCGGCGATCTCCAGGGCGTCATCGACCTCTATACCTAGGTAACGCACGGTGCTCTCTAGCTTCGTATGCCCAAGCAATAGCTGAACCGCCCTGAGGTTTCGCGTCCGGCGGTAGATCAACGAAGCTTTGGTCCTGCGCATCGTGTGCGTGCCGTAGGAACCCGACTCGAGGCCAGCATCTTCTACCCAGCGATGGACGATGCGGGCGTACTGCCTCGTCGACAGGTGGGGCGAGTCCGAAATACGGCTTCTAAATAGAAAATCCGACTGCTTGAGCTCAGCGTGGGTGATCCAAGCCTGCACGGCCTCGCGAGTCGATTGGGTGATCTCGAACTGGACGGGTCGGCCGGTCTTCTGCTGCATCACGATGGCGCGGGATGCCATTTGACCGCTATGGGAAACATCCGATACCCGCAGCTTCACCAAGTCGCAGGCGCGTAGCTTGGAATCGATCGCAAGGTTGAAGAGGGCGAGGTCACGGACCTTGTGGCCGAGCTGAAGGCGAATGCGAATAGCCCAGATGTCTTTCAGCTTGAGCGGTGCCTTCTGCCCGATCAGCTTGCCCTTGTTCCAGGGCTCGTGGTGCTGAGATGTGTGAAGAATTGCCATGCCCAACTCCTGATGAAGGGTTGGTCAGGCTTCTCCTACACCCAGAAGCAAGGCGTGATGCGACCCAAAGCGGACGATGTGTCGTGGCCCTCTGCAATTCTGTCGGGACGCCCACGGAGACGTGACTCACGCCAACGAGCCTCCGGGAATCCCGGGGCGATTCAGGCTTACGCTACACCGGGGCCAAGGAACTGCGGTCAAGACAGGAGGGCCTCCGCGCTGGGAAGAACTCCCAGGCGTATCGTGCGCACAGCTACCATACGAAAGTCCCACCCGAGGCTATTGAGAAACTCATTCGTCATCACACGAATGAGGGGTCGCACGTAGGGCTGTGTGACCCCCATCCTGCAGCGTGAGCTGATTGGGTCAAGGCCGAGTTGTCATGCAGGCAGTTTGGCTGCAAGAAGTTCGACCTTCTCGATATTGGGCGGAGAACTGAGCAAGGTCGCTGCGTTTGCCATCAAGGCCGCGGCGATCTGGCCGTTCAGATGCGCCTGGCGACCTGCCTCATCGGCAAAGGCATCGAACACACCAAACGTCGAAGGGCCAAACTTCAATGCGAACCAGGCCGTGGTGCCGGACTCGGCGTTGGCGAGCGGCAGTGCGCTGGCCAGGAAGTCGGCAAGCGCAGCTTCCTGGCCGGGTTTAGCTTCGAGGCGAACAAACAGGGCGAGCTTGGTCATGCTGTATTCCTTTGGGTAAATGGAAAAGTGGGTAAAGGGATCGACGAGACTGCAGTCTGAGTCTTCATGACAGACATCTCTATTGGCAATAATGACAACATTGATATCATTGCTGCC is drawn from Thermomonas brevis and contains these coding sequences:
- a CDS encoding tyrosine-type recombinase/integrase — its product is MAILHTSQHHEPWNKGKLIGQKAPLKLKDIWAIRIRLQLGHKVRDLALFNLAIDSKLRACDLVKLRVSDVSHSGQMASRAIVMQQKTGRPVQFEITQSTREAVQAWITHAELKQSDFLFRSRISDSPHLSTRQYARIVHRWVEDAGLESGSYGTHTMRRTKASLIYRRTRNLRAVQLLLGHTKLESTVRYLGIEVDDALEIAEQTDV
- a CDS encoding putative quinol monooxygenase; its protein translation is MTKLALFVRLEAKPGQEAALADFLASALPLANAESGTTAWFALKFGPSTFGVFDAFADEAGRQAHLNGQIAAALMANAATLLSSPPNIEKVELLAAKLPA